GAAAGCAACTGGCTGGTGCTGCTGACAAAAATACaggaatgaaaaataaaaatgtctgctgtaaaaAGGAAGTTTAAGAAGAATAAAATGCCaccttaaaaaggaaatgtagtgTACAAGAGAATCATATTTGTCTACTGAgtgttacattttaaatttacttatagtacatgtataatactcctttcataaaagtgacaatattaaacatgtcaGTTATAAGGGTAtgtgactgttcactaagggcaaGCAGATTTTAGTGGTTAGTTGTCCTGCAGGGCAGGTGGTGTGGAAAAAAAATTACATCCCTGctttaaacttgacataaaaaATCCTGAGTTTAAGGTAGGCTTGAACCAACGGTGcatctgttgaaatattctgaccgtatgtatttaaaaataagattaaaagcCAAAGGGTATATAAAAAGCTGTGTATTTAAAGTGTATAGCATCTACCATCTAGGATAGACATatatgtattgataagacaataggcAAAAGCAGACAAGGGAATTCCACTAATGTAAAGATGcacattctaaaaaaaaaaaaagaaaaaaaaaaaaaaaaaaaaaaaaaaaaatcgacctacctaccctatttttttctggcatgtcacaggaaacatacatattttttttttttggcctaagcgtgcagcctctatcaaaatgcccataaacaacccaaaccctctagtgctgcaaaaatcattcaaactttaagtgcGTCTCTGTGTTTGAGAGGCTGTGCCCTATATTTAGAACATGTCATGCACTGGTTGATTACAACTTTCCTTTACAGTGTGAGTTTGATGAGtgttctgtaattatatttaagaaattgatgtattttggcaggaagcaaattacaagacttatTAAGTATGTCGATCTAAACcactgttagtatatttttccgctaATAATAGCTTGGCCCCTAACGTTTAGGCTGGGCCCCTAGAATTTGCCTGTAAGGAGCCCAGATGGCtaatagggtctgagtgttaatttatatccctgtaacccagtttcaaagaTGAACTAGATTTCACAGACATTAACATTCTAAGATAAACCTCTATTGTCAACAAGCTTTTTCTATGACTTTACACACTGACCAAGTTTAAGACCTCAGGTAACCAGACTCTGAACCTAGATTTCATTCAGAAAGTTTATCaagatcaagcagaaaatgtAGCCTTCAGAGAGTTGCATTGTAATTTgtaacaatgtttattttttcattattatctcGCCTAGTGACCTTGATTTAAttaagacaagcattctgacagACTTAGGAAAATCAAGTagacaagagctcatagaacacgaaatgccctccttgatacattcagtaactgcacaaggaacagaaattattttatcactgtgcaaaacaatataccctggCCCTCCTTCTACGGGGGGCATAAATACTGGTAAATTTGTAACCTCtaatatgaaacatttttatacCTTGTGGGAATGACAAAACTGGATGAAAAGCTGGATCCAACAGCGACACCTTCTCCATGATAGGCATACACTCTGCATCAAGTTTTTGCACATTATTATATCGTCCCCCACACATGGGGCATGGCATCACAGGCGGGTAACACTGACATTTCACACTAGATAAGCGTGCTGCTTTATGGTTCACTTGATGTAATCCAGCTGTGTGAAGGAGTTTACGTTTTCTATAAAACCTCACTGGTCTACAGCGAGCTGATACACATGAAGCATCTAATGGCTGACCCAACACTGGGGACATATTTGCACTAGAACAATCACTCAATGCCTTTCCATTAACTGGAGTACATGACTGCTGAGAATGTGCAGAACTTGAcgagtcttggtgggaaacatcCACAATGCCATTCAGTGACTTAGAAGAATCCTTGTTCAAAGTACCAAGCCCCGCTGCTGGAGCGGGTGAAAGACTATTTCCAAGAGATTGGGACAACCTAGAAGCTTGCTTATTCACATTGATCATTAAAGTTGCTACATTTGCTGGGGACATTTCCTGAGCCCTTTTTGAGCCAGCATCCCCACTTGGTCCAACTGACAAGGGTGGGTCAGACAAGGTAACCACACCCTTACTCGTTCTTATAGTTTTGTAGATTTCACTCTGTTGCCGAATACGATACTCGAGATCAGACACTTGCGCTTGCAACCAAGTCCATCTTGCCACTATAGCCGCTCGATCAACAGACCATTTCCACTCCGCACGCTTATATCTGTAATACAAAAGCCttcttattttttcaaaaagaacctAAACATCCAACCCTATATAAGAATACAAGTGTAGATGTTCTTGCACATTTTTAAACCATTCATTAACTATAACACTGGTGTGCCTTTTAAGGTTATTAATAATATTAAACCTATATTTGCAGGAGGGCATAGCCTAAATGCCAAAATACAATCTATGCTTAAAGAGTGCTAGTTACCAAGTAAAGCATGTCATTGCGCTTAGATTAAGTTAGAAAGTTGCATATCATAAATAGTACCTAAATGCAATAATTAGTACTGTGCAATtctaattatatcaaatatcagAGTTAAGTTATTTAATGCAACAAAACAGAGTAAGATGATGTCATACACACTGTACAGCATTCCAGTAACAGGTTACTGCACATGTATGCTTCCAGTTATTGGCATGGCTTGTAAGATTTAACAGTTTAATAACAATGTTCCTGCATTAAATTATACCCCAAGTTCCCCAACTGGTCCTTTAGAACGacaatttccttaaatatatatCAGTCATTCAAATATTCAACTTGCTAAGTAACTGACATTGCCGTcattttgtgaaacaattaacttTACTTCAGAAAGCCCAAGTTTTGAGCGACACTTGGGTATCTTACAATCAGCAATTTTCAAGTACCAATCTGGAGCTGGGTTGACTTGgatatattgcaataaaaagCCTTGCCCAAGGCCACCCTTCAATGTAAGAAGCCAAAATATGAACTATATTAATCTCAATAACTTTCAGGCTGGGAATATTCAATATATATACTTACAAAGGCGTTGGAACTTTTTTGTCCGACATCAGAGGGCAATCTTCCCATTCTTCGCAACTTTCACCACCAGAACTGCTCTCTGTAACATCCGAGTCAACAATGTCATTCCAGTGACGCAAATTTCTCCGTAGATGACCAGATTTCCTTTCAGACTCTGAGGAAACACTCTGCTCCATGACAAGTACACTCTTTCGTGCATCAGACTTTTTATTTGATTCAAAGTTATGCTTTGGTTGTGAAGCTTGGAGTTTACGAACCAAAGTTACCAAATTTGACGTTGACAAGTTTTTAACTTCACTACTATTAAATAATGTGTTTGGTAAATCACCAAACGGTCGGATGGCTTTCGATGCAGCAGACTGTAAATTGTGATGCTGAAAATCAACAAAAGCTTTCAGCTGTAGTTTTACATGTGACTCGAGATGTTTACCTTGAAGCCTGCGTAATCTCCTCAAGAGGAACTGACTCCTTCGCTCAAGAAGATATTCTTTTCTAGTAATTTCTTTCAGATCTGCAGGCTTAACCTCATTGCTTGTCTCTTCAGAAACTACACGAGTTTTCACGCCACTATTCACATGTAAACTTGCAGAGTGTTGCTCTCTTGACGTACTTGGATGTGCAACAGTTTGCTGGGCAGTGGCCGTTCcaatatttaaacacattttggaagttttACTTAAATCAAGGGCAGTATTCTGTGAATCTGGCACTTTAGAATAAATCAAATTTGAATGTGTATAATTCACCCGCTTTGTCAAGTCATTATGTTTACTTGAATGTCCATTCAAAGTATTTTCTTTTACCACTGGGTTCTGTTTTATAACATGTAGATCTGTTCCATTTGATCCAATTTCTGGAGAGGGCTGATTCATTTTCTTATCACACGCTCTCAGATGATTGTCAATTTTATTGTTCACTTCTGACTTAACGGctgttaattgttttaaaatgtctGGGAAATTAGGCGGCAGACCTAAATCTTGTAAGCTTTTTTGTATTTGTTCGGTAAGAATAACTTGTGCTGTATCAATATTTCCTTGTATTGGTTTCAGAAGTCCTCTAGCTGTGTTTTGTAATTCTGATGAAAGCGATCTTGAGATTTTTGCTTTCACTGATGCAATGTCTGTGCTTGATAAATTTTTACTGGAAGGTTTCTGAACTTGCACTGGATTTTCTGATACAACTGGTGGCGGACTACCAGGCAGCTGTACTCTAGACTGACTGGTCGATTCCGTAAGAGCAGGAGCCATGGCCGCTATACAACATAGTCTCAAGGACACggtatttgacatgtagattTCATGCTTGAAAGAACTTGACAGCCCATTTCACATCATGGAAAACGAAGTTTATAAATCtcaaataacaacaataatacatgtatcttcaaagAATCATGTAACAATTCAAAACTATTCACAATCGTGAAGTAGTTATAAATGTATATGACCTAAACAAAAACACGTGACGTTATTATTATGCTTGAAGTTCACACGCACTTTGCACCTCAGAAATAGTATTTCTGCGAGCTCGATTGTTCCTTTTTTGCGCTAGTAGGGTGTCTTCCAATCAAATTCTATCCATGACACTTCGTCTGCTTTAGAACACATCCTAGAAAAACCAGAAAATGCCTCGAAAATGTCATAACCACGTGACCTGGGCCACGTCCATTTTACGATTCACCGTCGACAGTTTCCTCGTTCATCATACTCGAACGTTTTCTGCAATAAATCCGACGGTGCCTTACAAATTGTACACTAACAAGCACCATATATATATTCAGAAAGTAATGCGTTATTTAATCAAccatttttgcaatatttctgCTCTAAACCCGCATTATGTGAACGATTATTGAGCTCTATTTCGCAACGAAGATGGCGTACTGTGGTTTTCAACCTCATAACAAAAAATGCGGGACAATCGTTATGTATTGAACCATCAATAAACCTATCCCTCTGAGGATCTATTATCCGATTGGCTTGCATATAGTATTTAGCTGTTCCAGTGACTAAAATTACCtgtgttttgtattattttaactAATTTAATAAGTTCAGTATAAcaaaatctattttcattttcaaaggtCTGTTCAAAAgttaatttcaaaactgaacaTTCTTTATCGagcaaaaaatatcataattgtaATTTATGGGAAGAACTGCTTTTATATTAACTGCACTGTGGGGTGGTAAAAAAGCTGATACTTCTAATTGGCTTATGCGTCTGCATTTGCGCCCGTGCACGCGACAACAACAACGGTGAAATCATAGCTTAATTTATATAAAGCCAGTACAAAATACAGAAGACGCTACAGTTCCGGAAGTGTCCCTTACTAGTTTTGTACCGCCCATAGATTAGTAAGATGGTGGGATAGGGGCCTTCCAACTTAAGATTTGCCAAACTCAtagtttccgggcaataactcatgaaaggctaaTTTTTGGTAGGCCTACACAACATCGTAAactacaggtcaagttcgactttggctacaaaccacaatttttgacgtagttatggcccctttccaacttaaaaaaaatgatatacccCTGTGACAGTTCTAGATCTCGATCTAGTCTGTttattgggggttttttttgcccCCAACTTTGAGTTCGCTCCTACGCTACTGTAGTAGGATAATGAAAGTAGGACGGTAGGATATAGTCGTAGTTTCTATGCCGTCTAAACAACTGATCGCATGTACTGACATGCTGTCGCAGGAGGCATTGCACAATCCCCATCATCTTTAGGAGGCCGcgcgctgatcgtgcagccaacaCACGATTTTCCGTGGACATGGTTCCAcaaaagaaatcgtacggagGTTGTAGACTCGTGGGACCTTCGCAAGGCTCTCGCACAGCTGCTGCATGGTTGCCGTTTGCTGCCTGTGTGGTACCTGTGAAAACGTACGGATATTAAGCAACCATCGCGTGGCAACCCTACAACGGCCGCTTTGAACATTGCCATGCAGCGGCCTTGATATGGACAAAACATTTTccagatggttatatatattatattggccatctccaacatgttttcattattcgTCTCTTCAGAAAAATGATAGTACCACTAAGACTCAGAGCGGCATACCTACGGTTGCAGTTGAGGCAGGTCAGGAGAAGAGAGAGCAGGCAATGATTACAAGCCTAGCCGTCCCCGATGAGAAGCAGGTCCGACAGAGGTACAGAAAGAGGACGGTGTGAGTGAAGCCCTGGCTGCTGAGACGGGTCACCCTGGGACACTACGACACCCTGATGCAGGAGTTGATGCGGGAATAGTATGGGGACTTCAAAGCTTACCTTAAAATCGAACCACCAGTGGTTTCGGGAGATGGTGGACGGACTGACCCCCAGAATTTTTAAGCTATCTTCTCCGCGCAGCCTCTGCATGCACGGAAGCAGTACGGACGTCGTACGATTTTCGTGGGGTTAAATGGGGGTTAAAATAAGCTTTTCGGTCAATTTAAATCTAATCTAAATTCACGAAAGCGCAGGAAAATTGCGTCTATGTTTTTAGCAACTGAAGCGTGACACTGTATATTTCTTACAATATAgctataactgaaaaatatactaAAAGGAAAAAGGCAAAgctgtaaaatttgatttcatattcagtttcatgtaaaattacaGATTAACTTATGTTAGATTTATCAATTCCTCATAGGGCTGGAACTAATACTCGACGTACAAAGTCCATACATCAGCACCTAATCCATATTCACTAGTCTTTTCGCACTTTCAGTAAATAAGACTTTTGAACTCGAGTTTCCTTGGATGAAGGTTGGCAAATCTGTCAATTATAGCCGATCAATCTAAATATATGATGCGGTTGTAAACTTGTAATAACAGTCCTCTGTATTGATAGATTTATCCAACCTTCTGTAAAATCGCCAGAATCAACATTGAAACGTTtggtaaaatctgtaaaaagctgCCTTGGCTCAATCCATTGATCTTTTCAGATATAGACGGTCATTAACAGACTTTATACAAAGGTTACAGCGTCAATAATAGTAAACGTAATGCAAGTTGGCAAGCTTTGCCGAAAGGTGAGGGgtggcgtggggggggggggggggggggggtgatgatAGAATCTAGGATGATATACTTTGATATGTACTGCCAGCCTACTATTTCGatatgcttttgtagaaaagcgcatgtctcccccaatgcagtcgcataagcaagaagtcaataggggacaggagcaaaagtcaaagagacactgatggttggctgcaacagggatcatctacttggcatgtccagtcatctcactaagtttcaacattctgggcccagtgattctcaagttataaattggaaacggttttccattttcaggcccctgtgaccttgacctttaacagagtgacaccaaaatcaataggggtcatctactctgcatgaccaatcatcctatgaagtttcagcattctgggtcaagtggttctcaagttattgatcggaaatggttttccatgttcaggcccctgtgaccttgatctttgacggagtgaccccaaaaacaataggggtcgtctactccataagccctgccaccatatgaagtttgaaggttctaggtcaaatggttttccagttattgatcggaaatgaagtgtgacggacggacggaaggactgacagacagggcaaaaacaatatgtcttccccagtgggggtggtgggggggaggggggatacATAATAATAATCTTACCACCGCTATCCTATTATTCTATCGCCGTTATCCTACCATCGCTATCGtaccattttaacatttttaaactatCATAGTAGATTGTAGGCTACAATCGCTACGATGGTACGATAATAATGAGGTAGGATAGCACTGGTAGAATGGAATGGCTATAGAATGATAGTAGGATGCGATATATCATCCTACCATCGTTATACTACCATCATGATATGACTTTCCTACCATCACACATCCTATTATCCTACCACCACACATCCTACTACCCTACCATCACACTTTGATACTTTGATGCGATTTGCGCTAGTAGGATATGAACAAAACAGGGACTCGTTTTCGAATGAATACGCATTAGTTATTTTAGCTGGAGGAGCGAGAGGTTGAACTCACAGTCCCTGGTGTCACgatcagacagtgttaccactagaTCGCTTCGGATTCTTGCCGAGACGACTCGTTTAAAgcaagttttattattattattatagaatTAAAGGCCTAGCCCCAG
The Mercenaria mercenaria strain notata chromosome 10, MADL_Memer_1, whole genome shotgun sequence genome window above contains:
- the LOC123559492 gene encoding KAT8 regulatory NSL complex subunit 1-like isoform X1, translated to MSNTVSLRLCCIAAMAPALTESTSQSRVQLPGSPPPVVSENPVQVQKPSSKNLSSTDIASVKAKISRSLSSELQNTARGLLKPIQGNIDTAQVILTEQIQKSLQDLGLPPNFPDILKQLTAVKSEVNNKIDNHLRACDKKMNQPSPEIGSNGTDLHVIKQNPVVKENTLNGHSSKHNDLTKRVNYTHSNLIYSKVPDSQNTALDLSKTSKMCLNIGTATAQQTVAHPSTSREQHSASLHVNSGVKTRVVSEETSNEVKPADLKEITRKEYLLERRSQFLLRRLRRLQGKHLESHVKLQLKAFVDFQHHNLQSAASKAIRPFGDLPNTLFNSSEVKNLSTSNLVTLVRKLQASQPKHNFESNKKSDARKSVLVMEQSVSSESERKSGHLRRNLRHWNDIVDSDVTESSSGGESCEEWEDCPLMSDKKVPTPLYKRAEWKWSVDRAAIVARWTWLQAQVSDLEYRIRQQSEIYKTIRTSKGVVTLSDPPLSVGPSGDAGSKRAQEMSPANVATLMINVNKQASRLSQSLGNSLSPAPAAGLGTLNKDSSKSLNGIVDVSHQDSSSSAHSQQSCTPVNGKALSDCSSANMSPVLGQPLDASCVSARCRPVRFYRKRKLLHTAGLHQVNHKAARLSSVKCQCYPPVMPCPMCGGRYNNVQKLDAECMPIMEKVSLLDPAFHPVLSFPQEIALPLHFEALLKSGEWQSSKSQPKVTMRAMAAEKRRQKLLNAQIKEQSRKNNRKKYNKTAAAVLLTSAKLRSKYDGKSPHKKSKKVTAETRMRRKELKRRRAAQLAVAALKKSMINQDTDMDSLSTLSQTPTHSPQMKDGTLSHSASSSALKDQKEHRKKRFENAYDINNIVIPYSMAASTRVEKLQYKEIQTPKWRELGQSEQDTEEPQAEQEVEDMTDDTFADRHETMEAEERKRFRNFITYPPVRRGRLSRESESNTLETFSPECSLNEASFQTDSAGCLSYIHEERRRSGSTSRRSNTFDDSVREYDSYNDYEYMEPWPARQFPIPEDVYEEMKIEQNRVSSTRNTYRRPRTVKVQDDPSMEFISPDFEPLDSATFAASPAPSGTSTSTCDDENDPEWNENRGDRRSSISMKHSKR
- the LOC123559492 gene encoding KAT8 regulatory NSL complex subunit 1-like isoform X2, which translates into the protein MSNTVSLRLCCIAAMAPALTESTSQSRVQLPGSPPPVVSENPVQVQKPSSKNLSSTDIASVKAKISRSLSSELQNTARGLLKPIQGNIDTAQVILTEQIQKSLQDLGLPPNFPDILKQLTAVKSEVNNKIDNHLRACDKKMNQPSPEIGSNGTDLHVIKQNPVVKENTLNGHSSKHNDLTKRVNYTHSNLIYSKVPDSQNTALDLSKTSKMCLNIGTATAQQTVAHPSTSREQHSASLHVNSGVKTRVVSEETSNEVKPADLKEITRKEYLLERRSQFLLRRLRRLQGKHLESHVKLQLKAFVDFQHHNLQSAASKAIRPFGDLPNTLFNSSEVKNLSTSNLVTLVRKLQASQPKHNFESNKKSDARKSVLVMEQSVSSESERKSGHLRRNLRHWNDIVDSDVTESSSGGESCEEWEDCPLMSDKKVPTPLYKRAEWKWSVDRAAIVARWTWLQAQVSDLEYRIRQQSEIYKTIRTSKGVVTLSDPPLSVGPSGDAGSKRAQEMSPANVATLMINVNKQASRLSQSLGNSLSPAPAAGLGTLNKDSSKSLNGIVDVSHQDSSSSAHSQQSCTPVNGKALSDCSSANMSPVLGQPLDASCVSARCRPVRFYRKRKLLHTAGLHQVNHKAARLSSVKCQCYPPVMPCPMCGGRYNNVQKLDAECMPIMEKVSLLDPAFHPVLSFPQEIALPLHFEALLKSGEWQSSKSQPKVTMRAMAAEKRRQKLLNAQIKEQSRKNNRKKYNKTAAAVLLTSAKLRSKYDGKSPHKKSKKVTAETRMRRKELKRRRAAQLAVALKKSMINQDTDMDSLSTLSQTPTHSPQMKDGTLSHSASSSALKDQKEHRKKRFENAYDINNIVIPYSMAASTRVEKLQYKEIQTPKWRELGQSEQDTEEPQAEQEVEDMTDDTFADRHETMEAEERKRFRNFITYPPVRRGRLSRESESNTLETFSPECSLNEASFQTDSAGCLSYIHEERRRSGSTSRRSNTFDDSVREYDSYNDYEYMEPWPARQFPIPEDVYEEMKIEQNRVSSTRNTYRRPRTVKVQDDPSMEFISPDFEPLDSATFAASPAPSGTSTSTCDDENDPEWNENRGDRRSSISMKHSKR